A single Cyclopterus lumpus isolate fCycLum1 chromosome 3, fCycLum1.pri, whole genome shotgun sequence DNA region contains:
- the trip4 gene encoding activating signal cointegrator 1, producing MSEALLQWCVDQLHHKFGLEACEDIVQYILSIENAEEIEEYVGDLLQGTDGRKGQFIDEFLSRWKKTQRQATDTSSFILPKESFSSPELQDMTKDSQKKSKRKGRNKLEVLAVSQTEPEPEAVKTPIDLMRAQENSCSSSTKKKNKFVNLYNKDGQDKLAILLPGRHACECLAQKHKLINNCITCGRIVCEQEGSGPCLFCGSLVCTREEQEILQRDSNKSQKLRKKLMGDGGERDHLPHQEAKMKAGLEKAVQHKEKLLEYDKNSVRRTQVLDDESDYFATDSNQWLSPNEREKLRKQEEELRELRYASRKDRKITLDFAGRQVLDDGNNLNEYYNKLDETLTAMNSDSTSKSPAYSKRQGGRQTLGELVNPNIMQAAPEWVDVGGSKSNKRNPTQGKSSADDKGGEERHKLRLQDKDLQEMSDGGWCLSMHQPWATLLIKGIKRVEGRTWYTSHRGRLWIAAAAKTPTPQEIAEVEAMYRQVYKKEPRFPKEYPTGCLLGCVNVTDCLPQEQFSEQFPGTCEESASPFVFICTNPQELLVKFPMKGKHKIWRLESHYHQGAKKGLVPSAAE from the exons ATGTCCGAGGCCCTGTTGCAGTGGTGTGTGGACCAGTTACACCACAAGTTCGGGTTGGAGGCGTGTGAAGACATCGTCCA ATACATTCTATCCATCGAAAATGCTGAAGAGATCGAGGAGTATGTGGGAGATCTCCTGCAGGGCACAGATGGGCGGAAAGGACAGTTCATCGATGAGTTCCTCAGCAGATGGAAGAAGACTCAACGACAGGCCACGGATACCTCAAGTTTTATCCTTCCCAAGGAATCTTTTTCATCACCAG AGTTGCAAGACATGACCAAAGACAGCCAGAAGAAGTCCAAACGCAAAGGCCGTAACAAACTGGAGGTGCTGGCTGTGAGCCAAACGGAGCCTGAGCCAGAGGCAGTCAAAACCCCCATTGATCTGATGAGG GCCCAAGAAAACAGCTGTTCTTCATCAACcaagaagaaaaataagtttgTCAATCTCTACAATAAAGACGGACAAGACAAGCTGGCCATCTTACTCCCAGGTCGACATGCCTGCGAGTGCCTTGCCCAAAAGCACAAGCTCATAAACAACTGCATCACCTGTGGTCGCATCGTATGTGAGCAAGAGGGCTCCGGACCCTGCCTCTTCTGTGGAAGCCTG gTCTGCAcaagagaggagcaggagatccTGCAGCGAGACTCCAACAAAAGCCAGAAACTACGAAAGAAGCTGATGGGAG ACGGAGGAGAAAGAGATCATCTCCCGCACCAAGAGGCCAAGATGAAGGCTGGCTTGGAGAAGGCTGTACAGCACAAAGAAAAACTGCTGGAATATGACAAGAATAG TGTCAGGAGAACGCAGGTTCTGGATGATGAGTCGGACTACTTTGCCACCGACTCCAATCAGTGGTTGTCCCCCAACGAGCGAGAAAAgctgaggaaacaggaagaggagctgagagaacTTCGCTATGCCTCTCGCAAGGACAGGAAGATCACGCTGGACTTTGCCGGCAGACAAGTGCTAGACGATGGAAACAACCTCAACGAGTACTACAACAA GTTGGATGAGACCCTCACGGCTATGAACAGCGACTCGACATCCAAATCACCAGCGTATTCTAAAAGACAGGGTGGAAGACAGACCCTCGGAGAGCTGGTCAACCCCAATATAATGCAGGCTGCACCAGAG TGGGTGGACGTTGGAGGCAGCAAGAGCAACAAGAGAAACCCGACGCAGGGAAAGAGCTCGGCAGACgacaagggaggagaggaacgtCACAAGTTGAGGCTCCAAGACAAGGACTTGCAGGAGATGTCTGACGGGGGCTGGTGCCTCAGCATGCACCAACCGTGGGCCACACTGCTGATCAAAGGCATCAAGAG ggtcgAGGGACGAACCTGGTACACATCCCATCGGGGTCGTCTTTGGATTGCCGCTGCAGCCAAGACGCCCACTCCTCAGGAGATTGCTGAGGTGGAAGCCATGTACCGCCAAGTGTACAAGAAAG AGCCCAGGTTTCCGAAAGAATACCCCACCGGCTGCCTGTTGGGCTGCGTCAACGTGACCGACTGTCTGCCTCAGGAGCAGTTCAGCGAGCAG